The Catharus ustulatus isolate bCatUst1 chromosome 15, bCatUst1.pri.v2, whole genome shotgun sequence genome has a window encoding:
- the SH3RF2 gene encoding E3 ubiquitin-protein ligase SH3RF2 — MDDLALLDLLECPVCFEKLDATAKVLPCQHTFCKPCLQRILKSQKELRCPECRTLVLGSIEQLPSNLLLIRLLDGVRCGQNVSRFGSIQRSGVLSSPASIRRVPRGLQLHQHRLATNPRIHMEGVPRARALYTYRGHNPGELRFNKGDTIVLLRQLDEGWYLGELNGSSGVFPASSVQVIQHLPLPRPLCSLDLRGRDRGDAKDILTFQKPSSPAQQLLQATKGHWSPQAKGTSLGAASPKAKGAGSAPFAKVPDSRRKSLRQFSITTALNTLNRMVHAPAERPALHISSPVLISSSNPSVPTPGSERPELPCGTPAQVSTSYYPTPGALGPPAAIVTLPHLQHHGPAYLCVALHSYAAHGPDELELQKGEGVRVFGKDQDGWLRGMSLVTGRVGLFPSNYVAPLFRKSSLSDSKMPSLYTSWTLSSSSLSSQGSVSEPGRQSRALRPLLLPVPVPCPGRAPGPTPLRRGRGSSRKNGSLQRPGQAGTPVQISGSLRRPSAAGRPQQLQLYPAPLSIPAGAAAADEAARPNASCEASAALLVRGGESRTPSVCSSVILDARDPPAKSEAAPKPPASAPPSILVKPETSRNSAEKQVKTVRFQNHSPPPPKRHSLQPSPRLVRSRTEPGPEGLLGEPRLGPELLLLYSPRLGSSPLHPRRALHPKALSLDLSGQLTFPIKKSYSSISAN; from the exons ATGGATGACTTGGCTCTCCTTGACCTGTTGGAGTGTCCCGTGTGCTTTGAAAAGCTCGACGCCACAGCGAAGGTGCTGCCGTGCCAGCACACGTTCTGCAAGCCCTGTCTGCAGAGGATCCTCAAGTCCCAGAAGGAGCTGCGGTGCCCCGAGTGCAGGACCCTCGTCCTGGGCAGCATCGAGCAGCTGCCCTCCAACCTGCTCCTCATTCGCCTCCTGGATGGAGTCAGGTGTGGACAAAACGTCAGCAGGTTTGGCTCGATCCAGAGGTCGGGGGTCCTGTCCTCCCCCGCCTCCATCAGGAGGGTGCCccgggggctgcagctgcaccagcacCGGCTGGCAACCAACCCCAGGATCCACATGGAAGGG GTGCCCCGAGCCAGGGCGCTGTACACGTACAGGGGGCACAACCCCGGGGAGCTGCGCTTCAACAAGGGGGACACGATCGTGCTGCTGCGGCAGCTGGACGAGGGCTGGTACCTGGGCGAGCTGAACGGCAGCAGCGGCGTGTTCCCGGCCAGCTCCGTGCAGGTCATCCAGCAcctgcccctgccccgccctctctgcagcctggaCCTGCGGGGCCGCGACCGGGGCGACGCCAAGGACATCCTGACCTTCCAGAAG cccagcagccccgctcagcagctcctgcaggccaCCAAAGGCCACTGGTCCCCGCAGGCCAAGGGCACATCGCTGGGAGCGGCGTCTCCCAAGGCCAAGGGCGCAGGCTCGGCGCCTTTCGCCAAGGTGCCCGACTCCAGGAGGAAGAGCCTGCGGCAGTTCTCCATCACCACAGCCCTCAACACCCTGAACCGCATGGTGCACGCCCCGGCCGAGCGCCCCGCGCTGCACATCAGCTCCCCGGTGCTCATCAGCTCCAGCAACCCCAGCGTGCCCACCCCGGGCAGCGAGAGACCCGAGCTGCCCTGCGGGACCCCTGCGCAG GTCAGCACCTCTTACTACCCCACGCCAGGAGCCCTGGGCCCCCCGGCAGCCATCGTCACCCTGCCCCACCTGCAGCACCACGGGCCAGCCTACCT gtgcgTGGCTCTGCACTCGTACGCGGCTCACGGACCCGacgagctggagctgcagaagggagAAGGGGTCCGAGTGTTCGGCAAGGACCAGGACGGGTGGCTGCGGGGCATGTCCCTGGTCACCGGCAGAGTCGGGCTCTTCCCCAGCAACTACGTCGCTCCCCTCTTCAG GAAATCCAGTCTGTCCGACTCGAAGATGCCCTCGCTGTACACGTCCTGGACGCTGTCGAGCTCGTCGCTGTCCTCGCAGGGCAGCGTGTCGGAGCCGGGCCGGCAGAGCCGAGCGCTGcggccgctgctgctgcccgtGCCCGTGCCCTGCCCCGGCAGAGCCCCGGGACCGACCCCGCTGCGGCGCGGCCGCGGCAGCTCCAGGAAGA ACGGGTCCCTGCAGCGGCCAGGGCAGGCCGGGACCCCCGTGCAGATCTCCGGCTCCCTGCGGCGCCCCTCGGCTGCGGGGcggccccagcagctgcagctctacCCCGCGCCGCTCAGCATCCCCGCCGGAGCGGCTGCCGCGGACGAGGCAGCGAGGCCAAACGCCTCCTGCGAGGCTTCAGCGGCGCTGCTGGTCAGGGGAGGGGAGAGCCGGACCCCCTCGGTGTGCAGCTCGGTGATCCTGGACGCCAGAGACCCCCCGGCGAAGAGCGAGGCAGCCCCGAAGCCGCCCGCGTCAGCCCCGCCGTCCATCCTGGTGAAACCAGAAACCTCCCGCAACAGCGCCGAGAAG CAAGTGAAGACGGTGAGGTTCCAGAACCACAGCCCGCCGCCGCCCAAGcggcacagcctgcagccctcGCCCCGGCTGGTCcgcagcaggacagagcccgGGCCCGAGGGGCTCCTGGGCGAGCCCCGCCTGGGccccgagctgctgctgctctacTCGCCCCGCCTGGGCTCCAGCCCCCTGCACCCGCGCCGGGCGCTGCACCCCAAGGCGCTGTCGCTGGACCTGTCGGGACAGCTGACCTTCCCCATCAAGAAGAGCtacagcagcatctctgccaACTGA